The genomic segment CTCGACCACCCAGCGGGTGCTGGGCTTCGCAGACGGGCAGGCGCGGCGTGAGATCGAAGTCCTGCTGATGAAGTGGGACCTCGCCAACCTCAAGACCATCGCCCGTGGGCTGGTCGGCGGGCGCGGCAGCCAGGCCATTCTGGACGGCCTGATTCCCGGCGGCACCCTGCGCCCGGCGGCCCTCCAGACGGCGGCGCAGAGCAGCGACCTCGCGAGCGCGGCGGCGGCCATCGCCGTGACCGGGCACCCGCTCGCGCGGGTCTTCCGGACGGCGGCCTCGGCCTACGCGGGCAGCGGGCGCCTGCTCGACCTCGAAGTCGCCCTGGACCAGGGCTATTACCGCCACACCCTCAAGGTGGCCCGTGAGCTCAGCCTGCGCCGCTACCTCGGCCGCGAGATCGACGTGACCAACGCCCTGATCGCCCGCACCGCGCGGGCACAGGGCCTGGGGCTCGATCCCACCCTTTTCGTGCCGGGGGGCAGCCTCGACGCGGGCGGCTTCGCGCGGCTCGCGGGCGGGGACGCCGGGGGCAGCGCGGACATCGCGGCCATTCTGGAAGCCCCCACGCTGGAGGACGCCGAAGTCGCGGCCCGCACCCTGCTGGGCCGCACCGCCCGCAACGTGGCGGTCTCGGACGTGGAGGGCGTGGGCATCATCCTCGACTTCCTGCGGCGCAAGGAGACCGAGATCGCCAAACTCCGCCTGATCGGGCGCGGCAAGTTCTACAACCTGCCCACCGAACAGATTCGCCGGGAGGTACAGGCATGACCGGGGCTCAAACCCAGCGGGTGGTTGTCCTCACCGACGCCGAAACCGCGACGGGCTACCGCCTCGCGGGGGCCGAGGTGATCGAGACCACGCCCGGCGAGGCAGTGTCGGCCCTTGAGCGCCTGATCGTGGAGGGCCGCTACGGCCTCGTGGCGGTGGACACTGGCCTGGTGCCCGATCCGGCGACGGCCACCGCGCGGGTGATGCGCGGGCGTGACCTGCCCATCCTGCTCCCGATTCCCAGCCTGCGCGACGCCTTTGCCACCGACACGGTGGATGCCAAGGCGTACATGGGCAAGCTGGTGCGGGACACCATCGGGTTCGATATCAAGCTGTAAAAGCAGGTCTAAGGGTCCAAAAGTCGAAGGGTCTAAGGGCAGGACCACAGACGCCGAGTTGCGCTCACCTTAGACTTTTAGACCCTCGACCCTTAGACCTTTCTCAAGGAGAAAAGATGACGCAGACCAAGCAGGGCGTCGTGCAGAACATCGCCGGACCGGCCGTGATCGCCGGGGGCATGTACGGCGCGAAGATGTACGACATCGTGCGCGTGGGCAAGGAGCGCCTCGTGGGCGAGATCATTCGCCTCGACGGGGACACTGCCTTCGTGCAGGTGTACGAGGACACCTCGGGCCTGACCGTGGGCGAGCCGGTGGTCACCACCGGACTGCCCCTCTCGGTGGAGCTGGGGCCGGGGATGCTTAACGGCATCTACGACGGCATTCAGCGCCCGCTCGACAAGATCCGCGAGGCCTCGGGCGACTTCATCGCGCGCGGCATCGAGGTCTCGTCCTTGAACCGCACCCAGCGCTGGGCCTTTACCCCCAGCGTGCAGGCCGGGGACAGCGTGCAGGGCGGCACCATCCTGGGCACCGTGCCGGAGTTCTCCTTCACCCACAAGATCCTGACGCCCCCCGACAAGCAGGGGCGGCTGCGCTGGGTCGCGGACGCGGGCGAGTACACCGTGGACGACACCATCGCCGAACTGGAAGACGGCACCAAGCTGCGGCTCGCGCACTACTGGCCGGTCCGTGCGCCCCGTCCCGTGGCCAAGAAGCTCGACCCCAGCCTCCCGTTCCTCACGGGCATGCGCATCCTCGACGTGCTGTTCCCCCTGGTGATGGGCGGCGCGGCGGCGATTCCCGGTCCCTTCGGCTCGGGCAAGACCGTGACCCAGCAGTCGGTCGCCAAGTACGGCAACGCCGACATCGTGGTGTACGTGGGCTGCGGCGAGCGCGGCAACGAGATGACCGACGTGCTCGTGGAATTCCCGGAACTGGAAGACCCCAAGACCGGCGGCCCCCTGATGCACCGCACCATCCTGATCGCCAACACCTCCAACATGCCGGTGGCGGCGCGTGAGGCGTCGGTGTACACCGGCATCACGCTGGCCGAGTACTTCCGCGACCAGGGCTACTCGGTGTCCCTGATGGCCGACTCGACCTCCCGCTGGGCCGAGGCGCTGCGCGAGATCTCCTCCCGCCTGGAGGAAATGCCCGCCGAAGAAGGCTACCCGCCCTACCTGGGCGCCAAGCTCGCCGCGTTCTACGAGCGTGCGGGTGCGGTGACGACCCTGGCCGGGGAAGACGGCGCGGTGTCCGTGATCGGCGCCGTGAGCCCCGCGGGCGGCGATATGTCCGAGCCCGTCACCCAGGCGACCCTCCGTATTACGGGCGCCTTCTGGCGTCTGGACGCGGGTCTGGCCCGCCGCCGTCACTTCCCGGCGATCAACTGGAACGGCTCGTACTCGCTGTTCACGCCCATCCTCGACTCGTGGTACCGCGAGAACGTGGGGCCGGACTTCCCCGAACTGCGCCAGCGCATCGGCAACCTGCTGCAGCAGGAAGCCTCCTTGCAGGAAGTCGTGCAGCTCGTCGGCCCCGACGCGCTTCAGGACCAGGAGCGCCTCGTGATCGAGGCCGGGCGCATGCTGCGGCAGGACTTCCTGCAGCAAAACGGCTTCGACCCGGTGGACGCCTCGGCCTCCATGCCCAAGAACTACGGCCTGATGAAGATGATGCTGAAGTTCTACGACGAGGCAGAAGCCGCGCTCCGCAATGGTGCCACCATCGACGAGATCATCCAGAACCCCGTCATCGAGAAGCTGTCGCGTGCCCGCTACGTCGCCGAGGGTGAATTTATGGCCTACGGCGAGGGCGTGATGGACGAACTCGACGTGACCTTCAAGAACGCTGCCAAGGGAGTGACCGCGTGACCCTCCTGAAAAAGGAATACAACGACGTCGCCTATATCTCCGGACCGCTGCTGTTCGTGAACGCGGCGTCCGACCTCGCCTACGGCGCCATCGTGGACATCCGCGACGGCACCGGCCGCACCCGCGGCGGGCAGGTCATCTCGGTCTCCGAGGAGAACGCCGTCATTCAGGTGTTCGAGGAGACCCGTGGCCTCGACCTCGCGACCGCCTCCGTGAGCCTCGTCGAGGACGTGGCCCGCCTCGGCGTGAGCAAGGAAATGATCGGCCGCCGCTTCGATGGCCTGGGCCGCCCCATCGACGGGCTGCCGCAGGTGGTCGCCGACAAGCGGCTGGACATCAACGGCCAGCCCATGAACCCCGCCGCCCGCGAGAAGCCCGAGGAGTTCATCCAGACCGGGATCAGCACCATCGACGTGAACACGTCGCTGATTCGCGGGCAGAAGCTCCCGATCTTCTCCGGCTCGGGGCTGCCGCACAACGAACTCGCCGCGCAGATCGCCCGTCAGGCGAAGGTGCCGGGACACGAGGGCGACTTCGCGGTGGTCTTCGCCGCGATGGGCCTGACCCAGCGCGAGGTCTCGTTCTTCACCCAGGAGTTCGAGCGCACCGGGGCGCTGGCCCGTTCGGTGCTGTTCCTCAACCGCGCGGACGACCCCGCCGTCGAGCGGCTGCTGACCCCCCGCATGGCGCTGACGACCGCCGAGTACCTCGCGTTCGAGCACGGTTACCACGTGCTGGTCATCCTGACCGACCTCACGAACTACTGCGAGGCGCTGCGCGAGATCGGCGGGGCGCGGGAGGAGATCCCCGGTCGGCGTGGCTTCCCCGGCTACATGTACACCGACCTCGCGAACCTCTACGAGCGTGCGGGTGTGGTGCAGGGCAAGCCCGGCTCGGTGACCCAGATCCCGATCCTCTCCATGCCCGACGACGACATCACCCACCCCATCCCCGACCTGACCGGCTACATCACCGAGGGGCAGATCGTGGTGGACCGTGGCCTGAACGCCAAGGGCATCTTCCCGCCCATCAACCCGCTGCCCAGCCTGTCGCGTCTGCAGGGCAACGGCATCGGCAAGGGCAAGACCCGCGCCGACCACAAGAACGTGTCCGACCAGTTGTTCGCGGCCTACGCGAACGGCCTCGACCTGCGCAAGCTCGTGGCGATCACGGGTGAGGACGCGCTGACCGAGACCGACAAGCTGTACCTGCGCTTTGCCGACGACTTCGAGAACTACTTCATCGGCCAGGGTGGGCAGGACCGCTCCATCGAGGAGAGCCTGACGGTGGCGTGGGGCATCCTCTCCAAGCTGCCCCAGAGCCAGCTCACCCGCCTTTCGCGCGACTCCATCGACAAGTTCTACGGAACCAAGGTCGACGAGATGTGGCGCGGCAACCGCATCTGAACGTGTGGGGAGGGGTTGATTCCCTTCCCCGCCACGCGGAACACTCGGCCCACAAGGGAGGTGAACTATGGCAGGACAGATCAGCCCCACCCGCTCGGCCCTGCTCGCCAGCAAGGCCAGCCTCAAGACGGCCAGCGGCGGCGCGGACCTGCTCAAGCGCAAGCGTGACGCCCTGATCGGCGAATTCTTCGCGCTCGTGCGGGACGCGCTCGCGGCACGTGAGCAGCTTGCGGGCGTCAGCAAGGGCGCTTACACCAGCCTCTTCGGTGCGAAGGCCTGGGACAGCCCCGAAGCGGTCGAAAGCCTCAGCCTCGCCGGAACCGGCGACTACGCGATCGACATGCAGATCGAGAGCATCTACGGGGTGAAGGTGCCGCGCATCAACATCCCGGAGCGGCAGCAGCAGGTCAACTTCAGCCCGATCAACGTCGGCGCCCGGACCATTCAGGCGGCGACCGATTTCGGCGGGGTGCTCGAAGCCATCGTGAAGGTGGCCGCGACGGAAACCAAGCTGCGCCGCATCGGCGAGGAGATCAAGAAGACCTCCCGCCGCGTGAACGCGCTGGAACAGGTCGTGATTCCCGGCATTCAGGACGACATCCGCTTCATCCGCGGCGTGCTCGACCAGCGCGAGCGAGAAGAAAGCTTTCGCCTGAAGAAGATCAAGGCGAAGCTCGAACGCGAGAAAGAAGAGGCCGACAAGGCTCCCCAGGGCGGCCAGCACGGCACCGCCGCCGATTGAACGCCCCCAGCCCAAGACCGCCTCCCACCGGGGGCGGTTTTTCTATTCCAACCCGCGCAGGGCTTGCCGGAGGTTGGTTCGGGCCTGGGCTTCCAACGCGGCGAATTCCAGCGTCGTGTAAATGCGGTCGCGGTCCAGAAAGCCACGCAGAACCTGCGCTCGCCCCTCCCGGTAGGCCTCCTCGGGAACGAAACTTTACTCCTGCTGAATGGCCCGGTCATAGGCGGCGAAGGTGACCGGGTCCGCGCCGAGGATGCTCAGGTCGGCATCGACCAGCAGCGCCTCGGCCCGTGTAGACGGTGGGTCGGTATGCCGAGTGGCGAGGATGAGCGCCCGAACCTCCCGGATCAGGTCCGCGTCCGCGCCCTGCGCCGCCAGCCACTCCCCGAAGACGGCCGCACTCCGCGCCTCGTCGTCCCCGGCCCTGGGGTCGTAGATCAGGTCGTGGCCCCAAACCGCGAGGGTGAGGGTGGGGGTCAGCACCTCCCGCGAGGCGAGGGCGTCCAGCACAGCCTCCACATGCTCAGCCGTGTGGTAGGCCCGCTCCGGCTCGGCGTAAAAGGGCCGGGCGAAGGCTTCTGCCCGCGCCAACAGCGTCATCTCACCCATCGATTTCGGGCTTGGCGTCCCGTTCCATCAGGCTGGCGATGCCCACCTCCGGGGACCACTCGCCCCCAGTGACCCGCGCGACGGCCCGCACGATGGGGAGGTCATGGCCGTGGGCGGTGGCCCACGCTTCCAGCAGGCCCGCCGTCCGCAGGCCCTCCACGACCTTCCCCCCCTGCGCCGGGTTCTCGCCCCGCGCGATGGCCTCGCCCGCCGCGCGGTTGCGGCTGTGACGGCTGGTGGCGGTGGCGACGAGGTCGCCCAGCCCGCTCAGGCCGTAGGCGGTGTCCTCGTGGGCGCCCTGCGAGACGAGGTAACGGCTCATCTCGCGCAGGCCACGGGTGATCAGGGCGGCCTTGGCGTTGTCGCCCAGCCGCAGGCCGTCCCCCATTCCGGCGGCCAGCGCGATCACGTTCTTCAGCACCCCGCCGAGTTCCACGCCCACCTCGTCGCGGCTGGTGTAGACGCGCAGGGCGGGGGAGACCAGGGCCGCCTGCACGGCGCGGGCCAGTGCCGCATCTGCGCTCGCCACGACCGTCGCGGCGGGGAGACCCCGGCCGACCTCCTCGGCATGGTTGGGACCGCTGAGGACGGCGACCCGCCCGAACCCCAGCTCCCGCGCCAGATCGGTCAGTCGCCCACCGTCCGGCCCCAGCCCCTTGGCACACAGAACCACCCCGAGATGACGCGGTAACTCGGCCAGCAGCTCGGGCACGCCCACGCTGGGGACGACGACCAATGCGAAATCGGCCCCTGACACCGCCGCCCCCAGATCGGAGGTGACACTCACCGCGTCCGGCAGGGTCACGCCGGGCAGGTACTCGCGGTTCTCGCGGACCTCCGCGAGCCGGGCGGCAAAGTCGGGGCGCCGTGCCCACAGCGTTGCCTGTCCCCCGGCGCGGGCCACCGCCACCGCGAGGGCGGTGCCCCAGCCCCCCGCGCCCAGCACGGGAACCCTCAGGCCCATGCGAACACCCACACGCGCGGCGTCTCCGGGGTTGGCCGGGCGTAGTCGGGATATTCGACGATCTCCCAGCGCTCGAAGCCCGCCGCTTCCAGCAACGGCGCGAGGTCAAGTGGGTCGTAGCCCCGTTCACGGTGCGTCTCGGTGAATTCCTCCCAGCCGCCCTGCCCGTCCTCCACCCGGCAGAAGGCCTGCACGATGCCGAGGTCCGCTTCCGGGTCGTGATGGTGCGACCAGTGGTAGTGCACCTCGCGGCCGTCTGGGGTGGTCACCAGCCCCTCCACTGCTCCACCCTCCCACAACTCGCGCACGCCGAGTCGGGTGTTCAGGTCACAGGCGAGCAGGCCACCCGGCCGCAGGTGTGCCCGCGCTCGCCCCAGCGCCGCGCCGAGATCCTCCGGCGTGAGCAGGTTGTTGAGGCTGTCAAATACGCAACTCACGAGGTCGAAGGTACGCCCCAGGTCGAAGGTCCGGAGGTCGCCCACGGTCAGCTCCACCTCGCCGGGGAGGCGCCCACGGGCCACGGCCAGCATCTCCGCGCTGCCGTCCAATCCCGTGACCGTCCACCCGGCCCGGTACAACTCGCGCGTAAATCCCCCGGTGCCGCAGGCGAGGTCAAGGGCCGCGTTCCCCCCCAGGCCACCGTCGCGGGCGTAGGTCAGGACGAAATCCGCCCAGTGGTCATACTCCACGTCTGCCATGATCGCGTCGTAGACGGCGGCGAGGGCGGTAAAGGGCCGGTGCTGCATGGGGGTCACTCTAGCAGCGCCGCTTCTCGTCTCAAGACCCGGTCAGGTAACCCCGGCCTTTCGAAAGAAGGATGAGCTTCCGGTGAGTCGGCCGGGAAGGGTAGCCCCGTAGCCCAGAGGGGTGGGGGCAGGTACGGTGGGGACGTTTCCGCAGTTCATCCCCCAGGAGGTTTCACCATGCAAAAGATGCTGATCGTTGCCGCCCTCGGTACCCTGGCTCTCTCCTCGTGCAGCATTTTCGGCACCCGCAGCGCCGCCGTGTCGGGGCAGCTCAAGGGCTTCGGCGCCAACCAGAACCTCGGTCTGGCCATCGTGGGGTTCAACAACGGCCAGTACACCAACGCCAGCACCCAGGTGCAGGTCATCGACAAGTTCCTGACCGGGGGCTTTACCCTGACGCTGCCCCGCGACGTGCCCTACGGCACCTACCGGGTGATCGTCTTCCGCGACGCCAACAACGACGGCCGCTACACGGCGGGCGAGCCGATCCTCAGCCGTGACAATGGCAAGTTCCTGGTGTACTCGCAGCGCGACGACCAGTTCTTTGCCGGGACCAAGCTGGGCTGGAACATCTACAACACCGCCAACCGCGACATCCAGACCACCGTGCTGAACAACTATGACCTCGAAGCGGTGCCCGCCGGACAGTAAGCGCAGCGAAACAGAAGGGGGAGGCTCGCGGGCCTCCTCCTCTCTTTTGGGTTAGGCGCCGTGGGCTTTCAAGCGCGTCTCGATCTCCGCCTGTACCCCCTCCAACTCGGCCTTGGAGAGCGCGGGCGCTCCGGTCTCCGCCACCGCGTCACCCAGCGGCACCCAGCTCACGCAGCCCAGCATCTCGGGCGTCTCGTCCAGCACCAGGGGTTCTCGCAGCGGGCACACCCGCAGCAGTAGGGCGTGGACCCAGGGGCGGTTGCGATAGTGGAAGCGGCGCTCGATGGCCCCCGCCGTCAGCGCCTGATACGGCTCCAGCGCGAGCGCAGCTTCCAGCGACTCGACCTTGTGGACGGCGACGACCTCCGCCAGCGCGGGCAGGACAATCTGACCGGGGTGGGGGTCGTCGCGCAGCAGCTCTGCGAACTCGGGGCGCAATTCCGCCGGATTCTGGTGCAGGAAAGTGGGGTAGAGGAAGAAGCGGCGGTGCTCGACCTCGAAGCCGTCGTGCGTTTCCATGATGCCGCCCTTGCGGATCAGCAGGGCCGATTGCCCAGCGACGAGGGCCTGACACTGGGTGTCCCATTCCTTGAGGGCGGTGTGGGGGGTGGGGGTCATGGGAGGAGGGTAGCGCGGGGGAGGGGAATGAAAAAACCGCCCCGGAGGGCGGTCTAAGTAGACCCTATTTAGTAAGTAGTGGGAGCAGTACCACCAGCTTGGAGGCCATCCTTAGTGATGTAATACGTGGTCTTACCGCTAGCGTGGGCTGCAGTGCCCAGGAATCCATCTTTAGCGGCATTCAGAGTGACCGAGAACTTGTTGGCAGCACCAAGAGTAGTATCACTGCAAGACTTGGGATCAAAATCAGTCACCGTCGTCTTGCTAAGTCCAGTGTACAGGCCAGTGGTGGCATTGTTGATACGCAGATCCTCAGCGGCCAGACCGATAGCGCGGGCGCAGCCCATAGCTGCAGTGTCATAACCGCGCTGACGCGCCCCTAGCAGGTTGGGAATCAGCACCGCCGCCAGAATCCCGATAATCGCGATCACGATCAGCAGCTCGATGAGGGTAAAGCCTTGGGTTCCGTTCTTCATGGTGTCTCCTCGGGTGGCCGTCGGGATAAGGAATCGGGAGAAGGTCCCTCGGGCCGGAAAATGCTGTGCAGGTGCGGGTGTCTCCCGTCCTTGCTGAAGAGAGGTTATTCAGGGGGCTCTAACAGAGGTCTTACGATCATGGGCCTCCGGCGGGGGTATCGGGGGGGTGGGCGGAGGCGGGTGGTATGATGCCCGGCAGTTCGGTCTGACCTGCGCTCTGGCGTAGGCAGGCGAATGGCCACAAGGCCCCACCCCAATTCCCACCCTGCACGTGCCCCGCGCCCTGGCCCCAGCGGTCAGGCGGCGCTGGCTGGCCCCGCCGCGTGCCCCGAAAGGTCTGCATGGAAGTGACCCCCCGTGTGCCCCCGCACAGCAACGATGCCGAGATCAGCGTGCTGGGCAGCATCCTGCTGGACAACGACACCCTGACGGCCCTGGGCGACACCGTCACCGCCGAGATGTTCTACCGGGAGGGCCACCGCAAGATTTTCACGGCGATGCGGACCCTCCAGGACCGGGGCGAACCGGTCGACCTCGTGACTCTCAGCGAGGACCTGCGGGTTAAGGGCCAGCTTGACGAGGTGGGGGGCGTGACCTATCTGGTCGGGCTGGCCGATCAGGTGCCCACCGCTGCCTACGCCGAGCACTATGCCCGGATCGTGCAGGAGAAGCACACGCTGCGGCAGCTCATCAGTGCGTCGGGCAAGGCGATGCAGCTCGCCTACGAGGGCCAGATGCCCCTGGAAGACCTGCTCGACCGCGCCGAGAAGATGATCTTCGAGGTCGCCGAGCAGAAGAAGAAGGGCGAGGCCTTTCAGGCGATGGGCGAGGTCGTCCACGATACCTTCGAGTACATCACCCTGCTGCACCAGAATAAGGGCATTCCCGATGGCGTGAGCAGCGGTTTCCGCGACCTTGACGAGCAGATTTCCGGGTTGCAGAAGGGGAGCCTGAATGTGCTGGCGGCGCGGCCGAGTATGGGAAAAACCGCGTTCGCGCTGTCTATAGCGCAAAACGTCGCCTTGCGCGGCGAGAAGACGGTCGCCGTCTTCAGCCTGGAAATGCCCTCCGTCCAGCTCGCCCTGCGCATGCTTTGCAGTGAAGCGCGGGTGGACATGAACCGCATCCGCTCGGGGCAGCTCAACGAGCGCGACTTCGAGCGGCTCGCGCACGCGGCGGGGCGGCTGGCGGAAGCGCCGATGGTGATTGACGACGAGCCGGACCTCACCCTGAATGCCCTCAGAAGCAAGCTGCGGCGCATCGCCGCGCAGCACGGGCAACTCGGCCTCGTCGTGATCGACTACCTGCAACTCATGTCGGGTGGCAAGAGCAGCGGCGGCAGCGACAACCGCCAGCAGGAGATCAGCACGATCTCGCGCGGACTCAAGGGGCTGGCCCGTGAACTGGAAGTGCCCATCATTGTTCTGAGTCAGCTCAGTCGTGCTGTGGAACAGCGGCCGAACCATAGGCCGATGCTCTCCGATCTTCGCGAGTGCGTGACGGGCGACACCCTGGTCACCCTGGCGGACGGGCGGCGGGTCCCCATCGCCGCGCTGGTGGGCACCCAGCCGGAGGTGCTGGCGATGCAAGGGGACGGCCGGATCGTGCCTGCCCTCAGCGATCTGGTCTGGGAGGTGGGCCAGCGGCCGGTGCTGGAAGTCGTGACCCGCAGTGGTCGGCGGCTGCGGGCGACGGGTGGGCACCGGGTCTACCGACTGGGCGGCTGGGTCACGCTGGACGAGGTGCGCCCCGGTGACCGCCTGGCCCTGGCCCGCCGCGTACCGGAACCCGCTGCAGCCGGGGCGGGCGACTGGACCGAAGACCGCGTGGCTCTGCTCGCCCACTTGATCGGCGACGGAAGCTTTCTGCCGGGCCAACCGTTGCGCTACACGACGGCCTCAGAGGAGAACAGTGCCCTGGTGACCCGTGCGGCGCAGGCGCTCGGTTCTGCGGTCACCCGGTACGCGGGGCGCGGCAACTGGCACCAACTTGTGATCGCTGGGAACGGCAACCGCTGGCATCCGGCGGGGGTGGGGGCCTGGCTCAAGGGTCTGGGCGTCTTCGGGCAGCGTTCCGCCGACAAACGGGTGCCGGACGAGATTTTCCGTCTGCCCGACCCTCTGGCCGCCACCTTCCTGCGCCACCTGTGGGCGACCGACGGCTGCATCCATGTCCGGGAGCGTGGGGGG from the Deinococcus sp. NW-56 genome contains:
- a CDS encoding V-type ATP synthase subunit A, coding for MTQTKQGVVQNIAGPAVIAGGMYGAKMYDIVRVGKERLVGEIIRLDGDTAFVQVYEDTSGLTVGEPVVTTGLPLSVELGPGMLNGIYDGIQRPLDKIREASGDFIARGIEVSSLNRTQRWAFTPSVQAGDSVQGGTILGTVPEFSFTHKILTPPDKQGRLRWVADAGEYTVDDTIAELEDGTKLRLAHYWPVRAPRPVAKKLDPSLPFLTGMRILDVLFPLVMGGAAAIPGPFGSGKTVTQQSVAKYGNADIVVYVGCGERGNEMTDVLVEFPELEDPKTGGPLMHRTILIANTSNMPVAAREASVYTGITLAEYFRDQGYSVSLMADSTSRWAEALREISSRLEEMPAEEGYPPYLGAKLAAFYERAGAVTTLAGEDGAVSVIGAVSPAGGDMSEPVTQATLRITGAFWRLDAGLARRRHFPAINWNGSYSLFTPILDSWYRENVGPDFPELRQRIGNLLQQEASLQEVVQLVGPDALQDQERLVIEAGRMLRQDFLQQNGFDPVDASASMPKNYGLMKMMLKFYDEAEAALRNGATIDEIIQNPVIEKLSRARYVAEGEFMAYGEGVMDELDVTFKNAAKGVTA
- a CDS encoding V-type ATPase subunit codes for the protein MPDDYAYINTRVRVMRTKLLDGRALDSALAAGSYQEFLRVLSETEFASELREATAEGAGLPELDRALSQNLFSTTQRVLGFADGQARREIEVLLMKWDLANLKTIARGLVGGRGSQAILDGLIPGGTLRPAALQTAAQSSDLASAAAAIAVTGHPLARVFRTAASAYAGSGRLLDLEVALDQGYYRHTLKVARELSLRRYLGREIDVTNALIARTARAQGLGLDPTLFVPGGSLDAGGFARLAGGDAGGSADIAAILEAPTLEDAEVAARTLLGRTARNVAVSDVEGVGIILDFLRRKETEIAKLRLIGRGKFYNLPTEQIRREVQA
- a CDS encoding V-type ATP synthase subunit F, which produces MTGAQTQRVVVLTDAETATGYRLAGAEVIETTPGEAVSALERLIVEGRYGLVAVDTGLVPDPATATARVMRGRDLPILLPIPSLRDAFATDTVDAKAYMGKLVRDTIGFDIKL
- a CDS encoding phosphohydrolase; the encoded protein is MTLLARAEAFARPFYAEPERAYHTAEHVEAVLDALASREVLTPTLTLAVWGHDLIYDPRAGDDEARSAAVFGEWLAAQGADADLIREVRALILATRHTDPPSTRAEALLVDADLSILGADPVTFAAYDRAIQQE
- a CDS encoding replicative DNA helicase is translated as MEVTPRVPPHSNDAEISVLGSILLDNDTLTALGDTVTAEMFYREGHRKIFTAMRTLQDRGEPVDLVTLSEDLRVKGQLDEVGGVTYLVGLADQVPTAAYAEHYARIVQEKHTLRQLISASGKAMQLAYEGQMPLEDLLDRAEKMIFEVAEQKKKGEAFQAMGEVVHDTFEYITLLHQNKGIPDGVSSGFRDLDEQISGLQKGSLNVLAARPSMGKTAFALSIAQNVALRGEKTVAVFSLEMPSVQLALRMLCSEARVDMNRIRSGQLNERDFERLAHAAGRLAEAPMVIDDEPDLTLNALRSKLRRIAAQHGQLGLVVIDYLQLMSGGKSSGGSDNRQQEISTISRGLKGLARELEVPIIVLSQLSRAVEQRPNHRPMLSDLRECVTGDTLVTLADGRRVPIAALVGTQPEVLAMQGDGRIVPALSDLVWEVGQRPVLEVVTRSGRRLRATGGHRVYRLGGWVTLDEVRPGDRLALARRVPEPAAAGAGDWTEDRVALLAHLIGDGSFLPGQPLRYTTASEENSALVTRAAQALGSAVTRYAGRGNWHQLVIAGNGNRWHPAGVGAWLKGLGVFGQRSADKRVPDEIFRLPDPLAATFLRHLWATDGCIHVRERGGASRVYFATCSEGLARDVAALLLRFGIVARLRAVPQKTRPVWNVDVSGTDAQLAFLERIGTFGPRAGAGERLRALLESRPGNTNVDTLPAEVFDRVRAGMRERGLTHRAMAAARGTAYGGTSHFRFAPSRSVVAEYAEVLDDATLREWAQSDLYWDEVVSITPAGEETVYDLTVPGPASWLADGLVSHNSGAIEQDADIVMFIYRDEYYNKETDQQGIAEIIIGKQRNGPVGTVRLQFHSAHVRFNDLAPEGI
- a CDS encoding class I SAM-dependent methyltransferase, with product MQHRPFTALAAVYDAIMADVEYDHWADFVLTYARDGGLGGNAALDLACGTGGFTRELYRAGWTVTGLDGSAEMLAVARGRLPGEVELTVGDLRTFDLGRTFDLVSCVFDSLNNLLTPEDLGAALGRARAHLRPGGLLACDLNTRLGVRELWEGGAVEGLVTTPDGREVHYHWSHHHDPEADLGIVQAFCRVEDGQGGWEEFTETHRERGYDPLDLAPLLEAAGFERWEIVEYPDYARPTPETPRVWVFAWA
- a CDS encoding DUF1802 family protein, coding for MTPTPHTALKEWDTQCQALVAGQSALLIRKGGIMETHDGFEVEHRRFFLYPTFLHQNPAELRPEFAELLRDDPHPGQIVLPALAEVVAVHKVESLEAALALEPYQALTAGAIERRFHYRNRPWVHALLLRVCPLREPLVLDETPEMLGCVSWVPLGDAVAETGAPALSKAELEGVQAEIETRLKAHGA
- a CDS encoding V-type ATP synthase subunit B produces the protein MTLLKKEYNDVAYISGPLLFVNAASDLAYGAIVDIRDGTGRTRGGQVISVSEENAVIQVFEETRGLDLATASVSLVEDVARLGVSKEMIGRRFDGLGRPIDGLPQVVADKRLDINGQPMNPAAREKPEEFIQTGISTIDVNTSLIRGQKLPIFSGSGLPHNELAAQIARQAKVPGHEGDFAVVFAAMGLTQREVSFFTQEFERTGALARSVLFLNRADDPAVERLLTPRMALTTAEYLAFEHGYHVLVILTDLTNYCEALREIGGAREEIPGRRGFPGYMYTDLANLYERAGVVQGKPGSVTQIPILSMPDDDITHPIPDLTGYITEGQIVVDRGLNAKGIFPPINPLPSLSRLQGNGIGKGKTRADHKNVSDQLFAAYANGLDLRKLVAITGEDALTETDKLYLRFADDFENYFIGQGGQDRSIEESLTVAWGILSKLPQSQLTRLSRDSIDKFYGTKVDEMWRGNRI
- a CDS encoding V-type ATP synthase subunit D: MAGQISPTRSALLASKASLKTASGGADLLKRKRDALIGEFFALVRDALAAREQLAGVSKGAYTSLFGAKAWDSPEAVESLSLAGTGDYAIDMQIESIYGVKVPRINIPERQQQVNFSPINVGARTIQAATDFGGVLEAIVKVAATETKLRRIGEEIKKTSRRVNALEQVVIPGIQDDIRFIRGVLDQREREESFRLKKIKAKLEREKEEADKAPQGGQHGTAAD
- a CDS encoding NAD(P)H-dependent glycerol-3-phosphate dehydrogenase is translated as MGLRVPVLGAGGWGTALAVAVARAGGQATLWARRPDFAARLAEVRENREYLPGVTLPDAVSVTSDLGAAVSGADFALVVVPSVGVPELLAELPRHLGVVLCAKGLGPDGGRLTDLARELGFGRVAVLSGPNHAEEVGRGLPAATVVASADAALARAVQAALVSPALRVYTSRDEVGVELGGVLKNVIALAAGMGDGLRLGDNAKAALITRGLREMSRYLVSQGAHEDTAYGLSGLGDLVATATSRHSRNRAAGEAIARGENPAQGGKVVEGLRTAGLLEAWATAHGHDLPIVRAVARVTGGEWSPEVGIASLMERDAKPEIDG
- a CDS encoding type IV pilin protein translates to MKNGTQGFTLIELLIVIAIIGILAAVLIPNLLGARQRGYDTAAMGCARAIGLAAEDLRINNATTGLYTGLSKTTVTDFDPKSCSDTTLGAANKFSVTLNAAKDGFLGTAAHASGKTTYYITKDGLQAGGTAPTTY